The following are encoded in a window of Chitinophagaceae bacterium genomic DNA:
- a CDS encoding radical SAM protein encodes MLTQSPYILYSDGNGNIFEDRSLYVTGRSGWDALPVPTDEWIELPGGGNLYELPGRKGIGIDVRTGEMRLCEKGWAVAAFIPPAHTGLYMSAYETEKDAPTLPLFCYTAAGWLDEKIYVPAVRIEQDVRQEAAGYDDALIEAGAQHLLNAYPHNRLVKHLMENCCMTYTCPAARNLAIGRWECPVPVSPACNANCIGCISFQPEEETIFSTQDRLTFKPTAEEIVEFTVPHLETAPFPIISFGQGCEGEPILMWETIRDAIIEIRKHTKKGSININTNGSRPDAVKELCEAGLNSIRVSTNSAREKIYTPYYRPNNYTFNDLIESLKVVRSYGGWTSINYFVFPGMTDSIEEYEALRKLIKETDLCMIQWRNFNIDPDWYLGKTGVTETGECMGVKQMMELIREEFPGLKYGYFNPSMERIKGNFEVDYAH; translated from the coding sequence ATGCTAACACAAAGCCCTTATATATTATACTCCGACGGTAACGGAAATATTTTTGAAGACAGATCGCTGTACGTTACGGGCCGCAGCGGCTGGGATGCTTTGCCGGTACCAACGGATGAATGGATCGAATTGCCGGGCGGCGGGAATTTATATGAATTGCCCGGCCGCAAAGGGATCGGGATCGATGTGCGGACAGGGGAGATGCGGCTTTGTGAAAAGGGCTGGGCAGTGGCAGCCTTTATTCCGCCGGCACATACAGGCTTGTACATGTCGGCATACGAAACAGAAAAAGATGCACCCACGCTGCCGTTGTTCTGTTATACTGCTGCCGGCTGGCTGGATGAAAAGATATATGTTCCGGCTGTGCGTATTGAACAGGACGTACGGCAGGAAGCCGCTGGCTACGACGATGCATTGATCGAAGCGGGCGCACAGCATTTATTAAATGCATACCCGCACAACCGGCTGGTAAAACATTTGATGGAGAACTGCTGCATGACCTATACCTGTCCTGCTGCAAGGAACCTGGCCATCGGCAGGTGGGAGTGCCCGGTACCTGTTTCTCCTGCATGCAACGCAAACTGCATCGGCTGTATCTCCTTTCAGCCCGAAGAAGAAACGATATTCAGTACACAGGACCGGTTAACGTTCAAACCCACTGCCGAAGAGATCGTTGAATTTACCGTGCCGCACCTGGAGACGGCGCCCTTTCCCATCATCAGTTTTGGCCAGGGCTGTGAAGGAGAACCGATATTGATGTGGGAGACCATCCGGGATGCCATCATTGAAATACGAAAGCATACAAAGAAAGGAAGCATCAATATAAATACGAACGGCAGCAGGCCCGATGCAGTAAAAGAATTATGTGAAGCGGGATTGAACAGCATACGGGTAAGCACCAATTCGGCCAGGGAAAAAATCTATACGCCTTATTACCGCCCCAATAACTATACATTTAATGATCTTATTGAAAGTCTGAAAGTGGTACGCAGTTATGGCGGGTGGACGAGCATCAACTATTTTGTCTTCCCCGGCATGACGGACAGCATCGAAGAATACGAAGCGTTAAGAAAACTGATCAAAGAAACGGATCTCTGCATGATACAGTGGCGCAATTTCAATATTGACCCCGACTGGTATCTCGGGAAGACCGGCGTTACCGAAACAGGGGAGTGTATGGGAGTTAAACAGATGATGGAACTGATCCGGGAAGAATTCCCCGGTTTAAAATACGGTTACTTCAACCCTTCGATGGAAAGGATCAAAGGGAATTTTGAAGTTGATTATGCACATTGA
- a CDS encoding carboxypeptidase-like regulatory domain-containing protein, giving the protein MKCCRKSFPVFFLILIICLAFISSPVQSQPGVIKGRVVYEKDNRPAAFATIELARQQQRSSSDRSGNFTLAVPALRKDDTLLISMVGFETLRLPLPAAMNRTEFVLKEKTKTLQNVTVKAFSTQDVQGSRLESVGYIRSWNSGNPGGEIGRIFNLPYEEYKIDKIRFKVNNLCDTCLIRLHIRSVENGLPGEEIFEDSIATTIHKLTLDDKAPEFDLRNRDLTFTRMRSL; this is encoded by the coding sequence ATGAAGTGTTGCCGGAAAAGCTTTCCTGTATTTTTTTTAATCCTCATCATTTGCCTTGCTTTCATCAGCTCCCCTGTTCAATCGCAACCGGGTGTTATTAAAGGCCGGGTTGTTTATGAGAAAGATAACAGGCCTGCTGCTTTTGCAACTATTGAACTGGCCAGGCAACAGCAAAGAAGTTCATCAGACCGTTCCGGGAATTTCACCCTGGCTGTACCCGCCCTCAGAAAAGACGATACCCTTTTGATCTCGATGGTGGGTTTTGAAACACTGAGACTGCCTTTACCGGCCGCCATGAACAGAACAGAATTTGTTTTAAAAGAAAAAACAAAGACCCTGCAGAACGTTACCGTAAAAGCATTCAGTACACAGGATGTGCAGGGTTCCAGGCTGGAATCGGTGGGTTATATCCGGAGCTGGAACAGCGGGAATCCCGGGGGTGAGATCGGGCGGATCTTTAACCTGCCCTATGAAGAATACAAGATCGATAAGATCCGTTTCAAAGTGAATAACCTGTGCGACACCTGCCTGATACGCCTTCATATACGAAGCGTAGAGAATGGGTTACCCGGTGAAGAGATCTTCGAAGATTCCATTGCCACCACCATCCATAAACTTACCCTCGATGATAAAGCCCCGGAGTTTGACCTCCGCAACAGGGATCTCACATTCACGAGAATGAGATCTTTGTAA